The Osmerus eperlanus chromosome 9, fOsmEpe2.1, whole genome shotgun sequence genomic sequence ACAGCAGACGGTCCATCATGTAATCGCTTCATTTAGAACCACAACGTAGTTCTGGGTGAGCGCTGTCAGATGTGTGCAGCATGTATGTGAGGGGAAGGGAGCCTGGAAGCTCTTTTGCGTAAGAATTCTTTCTAACCAGTGACGTTAAGCTCATACACAACAACACATATTGAATATATCTGGTCAGGAACCCAGGATATGAACCGATGAACAAGGCCTTGTTTTTGGTCCAGTAGTGTTGTTTGGCATTAGACACTGGTCAACAACAGTACTTACAGGATTCCCGATGACCGACAGCTCAATGATGGAGGGAAGGACTTCCAGTCTCTCCAGCTCTGAAATGTCctgcagaggagagagcagagcgatGTGAAACATGTCGAACCTCAAAGACATAGATGTGTTTACTCTTGACTTATTGCTACTTATTGAATTAGTATTCGTTCACGAGTAGCTGTAATAAGAAAGATGAACAGTGCTTATGATTCACAGATCATGTATGATGCACTGTGGACAGCACGCTGCTTAATAACCATGGAGACACATCCATTTGAGGCCAAACCTCATCATTTCTGTGCTGTGAGGGTGGAGGCAGCTGATAGTGGAGATTACACGTGTGATCTCTCATTAATCTCATGAGAGAGTTTGGGCACGcaagggggttgggggagggggtgggggggcaactCCACCACCTTCGTGACCGAGCTAGGACGACTCGCACGAACCCCCGTTGTGAGGTTGTGGTGCGCTGGAATGATTGCTGCtgcatttgatgttttaattgaAAGCATGAAAACATTAAggaagggtgtgtgggggggggggggggggggggagaactggCGACAAAGTGCAAATCACTCTCCTGGGGAGAGAATAAGCTGTGGGCTGAGAACCTGATTACACGTTGTGTTGAttgttcctctctgtcctcagacATGTGGTTGACCTTCAATCAATGTCGATTCTTTTGAATACCACCCCACGTGTATCACAGTGGGGTGGGAACCGTGCATGATTACTGTTTTTCCCCCCCTGGTTTGCAAACACATCGAAAACTAATACGGCACAGTTCAAAAGACATTCTAATACGCAGTCGTTTAAATGGGACGAGTGATTTAGAATTATTCATCAGGGAATCAACCGGGGCTGTTGTAGTCAATTTGACCTTGAGCGCATACTTGTACAGAAAATCAGTACAAGACCACACTGTGAATTCCTCGTTTGTGTTGATAGAAATGCTCAGCTCAGTACTTGTAGAACAGGCATGGAGGTGTAGTGGCAAGATGTGGTGCAGGAGGGGGGTACCTGCAGCTTGTTATTGCCCAAAAACAGCCTCCGTAGCTCGGTGAGGGGTTGGAGGTAGTTGAGGTCCCGGATGCGGTTCTCCGCGAGGTGCAGCTCTAGCAGGACTCCCTGGCCATAGAAAGAGTTCTCCCCCAGGACCTTGATCCGGTTCCTGTCCAGAACCAGCTCCCTCAGACGGAACAGGCCCTCGAGACCTTCCACCTGGCTGATCTCGTTTcctgaagggggagaggagtccAGTCATCAGGATTTCCATGATTGGGAATGCTAAACACCAACAGTGCTTCTTCCACTGAGTGTTCTTATAGGTCCACTCACAAGAGAAAACCCTCCTGATGTTAAAGAACCACCTAGAAATGTTCTATTGCTTTGTACTGCTTCAGTATTTGATGGGAGATAACATATTGCTTTCGCCCATGCACATGTTACAATTAACTGGATCTATTTGTgaaaaatatattataatgtgatctaaccctaacccacaatACACTCGTCTCGTATGGGGTGAGTACAACAAAGAGATTGACTCAACGCAACACAAAGCAACACAATCAAATGTGATGGAAGAAGCAACTCCTGCTCTGCAAGGCCCGTCGCCGTCTCCTTTCCGGCGGTTTCCTCGCCCACCCGGACAGACGTGAGTGGAGCTCTGCTGTTACGCGCTGTACTTTTCACCGGCTTTGAATCATGGGGGGGGAATAGGgggacaacacacaacacaagcgtACCTTGGAGGAAGAGTGCTTTAAGATTGGGGAGCCTGCTGAGTTGCAGATTGGCCATATTGGAGATGCCATTGTAGCTCAAATGCAGCACCTCCAGGCTGCCCATCAGTGGCTCCAGGTTGTTCCCAGGCCCCGCTTcccttcaaaacacacacagaataggAGCTTTAGGAGCTGAGAGTGCCCATTTCAGGCCAAACCACACAGGTATACAGCAACTCACACAGGCAATCACAGGAGAGCCATTCAATAGCTTGACCCCCCTCTGCACTTTCTACTTCTATTCATACCTATTTTCGGGGCTTTAAGTTTTTATTTGTTGGAAAACTTGTGAAAAACAGGAAATGCGTTTTTTGCTGGGTAACCGACGGCCTTAGTGGCAGACATGGACTAATGCTGCCCCCAAATGGCTACAACTGTCAACGAATCTTTGTACAGTATAAACATTTTTTATGTGGGATAGTTCAGTATAATATATAaacttgatatatatatattgtttataTAAACAATCCACTGTGATGTATGGTGTTGGTACCTGCTGCCTCTGGACGGCCCTTGTTGACCGTACCCACTGGAGTTGACCTTGTGGTACAGGATCTGCCTGTTCGTCAGGTGGGCCTGAGTCTTCTGTCTGGGCAGGATGGACTCAATGTGGTTGTGGTTCAAACACAGAGCCTACAAAAAGGGGACAATCAGAGAATCtgtgtgttttaaatgtttaccTCTTCTACTGTACATCGACGCAAGCATGTGTAAAAATAATCCACATGTTCCTTATAAGGGCTGGCAAAAGCACTATGTCTAATGTCCACACACAGTAAATCCTATTGTGGAGCAGTCCTCTCACCTTGACACTGGGCAGGTAGATCAGCCCACTGAAGGAGGTGAGGTTGTTGTGCTCCAGGTTGACACTGTGCAGGTTGTGGAACAGATCCGCAGGAGCCAGGTCCACTATCctgcagagagacggagaaaatGTATCTTTTTTCAACCTatcaaacgttttttttttaaagtttactTTTGAAAATGGATGaaaacctatttttcctttcaaaagttttttgggggaaaatatttgttcaacctttcaaaatgtttttttctgaaataattgtggggagtcaggtggctgagcggttagggaagcgggctagtaatctgaagattgccagttcgattcccggccgtgcaaaaatgacgttgtgtccttgggcaaggcacttcaccctacttgcctcgggggaatgtccctgtacctactgtaagtcgctctggataaaagcgtctgctaaatgactaaatgtaaatgtaattgtaaaATTACTAAAACACTCTGTACTTCCTTTTACTTCCTCTCTGTATTACCAAGGTGATACACTGCTcattgggagggtgggggtggaagggTTGGTGGTCTTGTGCAGGGTTTACAGGTGGTAGGACTCTGTTTACCTGATGCCACTGGACTGCAGGTGGAGGTCGGCTATGGCAGAGTAGTTGGAGTGGCCCAGCTTCTCAGCCACCATGTCAGGGTTCAGACGTCCACCAAACACGTCCTTGGCGTTTTCGCACTCCAACACATCCTGGACAACACACTGGCCTTGTCACCTCTGCCTGGGAGCCCAGTAAACTGCAGCCTCTAACAATCAAACTGGTTGTGCGTGTTCCTTCATACCACTGCGATCCCATCCAGCGCCTTCAGAGAGGGCAGGTGAAACACCACGTAGATTCGATAGTGTTCCAACTTCTCCACCAACGGATTCCCAAACAGATCCAGAATTATTAGGTTTGTCAATGCCTGGAAAattgaagaaaaaaattaataaataaaaaataaataaataaagtacaTTGAAAAAACACAGCGTATATCAtatatatagggagtcaggtgactgagcggttagggagtcgggcttgtaatctgaaggttaccggttcgattcccggctctgccaaatgacgttgtgtccttgggcaaggcacttcaccctacttgcctcggggggaatgtccctgtacctactgtaagtcgctctggataagagcgtctgctaaatgactaaatgtaaatataccgTGTCTGAAATAGCGTATCCATGGACAGCAGAAAGAGGACTAAAGCATCAGAGAGCAGTAGAAACCAACGCTTCATGCTGTAGCTGCACAGTGCTACACTAACAGGGCCACAGGTCCTCAGGTCTCTCCTCACACCTTCAGATGGTAGATGTCCCGTGTGGTGGAAATGTTGTTGTTGCCAACGTAGAGCTCAAACAGCGAGCGGGCTCTCTGCATGCCAGACAGGGAGCCTATCAGGTTGTTCTCCACGGACAGGAAATGCAGGTTGGGCAGCCGGTCCAGGACTGACCCATCCAGAGAGGACAGCTGGTTCCCATTCAGACTGAGTCTGGTCAGGCAGTGCAGCTTGGACACCCCTGAGACAACAGAGAAACACATCCAGGATATGACATGGTTGTCTTGGTACAAAAGAGGTTAGGGTATATGACTATATGAGTTTAGGGTATATCACTTTTGGTAGACCTATATTCTGTAGGGAATTATCATATGTTTTAGCCAACTGGTCAACTCAGGGTCATGTTGGTTTCACAGTTTGAGATGGACCTTCTAGTCTGACGATGCAGTTGTGGTTCAGGGACAGCTCCTCAAGGTGCTGGCAGGGTTCCAGACCCTCCATCTTGGAGATGTcgttgttgttgaaggaggccCAGCGCAGGTTGACCAGTTTGTCCAGGTTGATCAGCCGGGAGAGTCGCTGGCTGTCAAGGTTGAGGGTGGTGATCTGGTCACCAGAGGGGCAGAAGTCAATaaatcagtaaaaaaaaattaagtcaGTAAatcctttagaaacttttttcccccccaaaacgTTCAAATCTTGTTTCAAAAATATTTGTGCAACCtttccaataaaaaaaaaaaatgtacacaGTGTTTGGTGTGGTTCACCTTAGTGGTCCAGCCAGGCTCGAGGTCTGTGCTGAGGTCCCAGGGTGCCGGGCTGAGCTGGCACAGCAGCTGGGCAGCTGACAGCAGGCTGAGGCTTCGAGGACGCTCGCTGTGGGTGCGGGAGTGTGCCAGCAGCGAGGCCTGTtaacacccaccccaccccacccatgaGGAGAGACACTCACAGAGCAGGCCCCTATCAGATTATCCACTGATTCACAGATGATCTGATAGCCTCGAACACAATATGAATAGCAGATGAGAgtaaagggaaggagggagggagggaagttgCTGGAAGtgtaggagggaggaagaagaagagagaagggatgaggaagaagggagcgtggagagagggaggcaggaagagTAGCCAGCCTTTAATGAATGTAcgtgtgtgctgtgctgtgctgtgcgctGGTTGACTGGAGGTCAGacctacctggttgatcctgcagccggctgccatCTGAACAGCGGCCgcagcctcctcctccgtcaGCAGGACATCGTCGAGGTGTGTCAGGTTGACCAGCCGGCCCAGGATGGTCATTCTCACCTCCTccggctggaacacacacatctgttcaCATCCCATGCTGTGCTTTTATATGTCTGTCAGTCATTCTAAGCCTGTGCAGATCAAAAGAATAGGAGCCCTTTACAGAGAGATCCCTCAAAACTGCCTAATAGAAGACCTGTTGTTATGCCGGCTTGGTTTGtttacacagaaccaaacaaagcCACCGTAACACCACCCCCTGTGTGATTTTAGATTGAGTGCCGGCTTTACAGAATCCAAGGCTCCCACAGTGCCGGCTCTCCCTTTCACACAGACATCGATTCGGCTCCCTCCGCCAATGGTGTGTGGCTGGTGTTTACCCGGTGCCAGGGGTTGTGGCGCGTGTCCAGTCTGAGCAGGCCGTGGGCGTGCTTCCTCAGCACAGCCGTCTCGTCCCGGGCCCTGGTCAGACGGTTCCAGCGCAGATCCAGCTGCTTCAGCCGGCCCAGCCCTCTCAGCCCCTCCAGGGTCCGCACGTGGTTGAAGCTGGCGTCAACATACTCCAGGTTTGGCTGGAAAGCCAGGGGAAATGCAGGGGGAAATGAACATGAGGTCGTTCCGAGGTTAACTCGCGCCGTGTGTCGGGGGACTCACCATGTGCGAGATGTCCTCCAGGTGTGTGAACTCGTTGAAGCTGATGGTGAGATTACGCAGCGAGGTCAGGCGGGATATCTCCTTCAGCTTACTCagactgttgccatggagatttAGTACCTGAGCCCAAggagagacaaacaaagaaaaggaaaaaggtTCAAAAAGACAAGATGGTTTACGAGTGCTGACGCCACCGTGCCTGTTGAAACGTTAGCAGTTAAGTGTCTTCTGGAAGAGAAGACAGCTTTACAGTACAGAATACGCCTTGTTGGGAAGATTTAATGTGTGGCTTCCTAAAATACCGTAGGCGGTATCGAAACAGTCCAGATCAGTTCTAAAACTGATGAAATCACATTGGCTGTTGTGTCTCACAGTGATCTGGCTGAGAACATTGGCTCTGGCCACATTCAGCAACGTCTTGTCATCCAGACTGAGCATCTTGGGTCGTGGTTTAAGGACCGGCTCCATGTTCAGAACCTCCTCGTCAAGCTGGATATGGTTGGGCGGGGTAAAGCTTGGAACCTGCTCTGCAAACAGGGCCTGGCCTCTGTCCTGGTGAAGGGGGAACATCATTAGTGGGTCAGCAAAAGATATAGATCTGGTCATCTGCGACTGAAACGTTGTTCACATCACGTCAGAGTGAAGGTTGGTTTCTGGATACCTGGGTGATGTACTCAAAATCAATGATGTACTCTGGAAGAACAAGCTCATGATCGAACACAAAACACTGGCTGTGCCTTAGACTGCACTCACAGCCCCTCTGCACTTTGGAGCAGCAGGTTTTCTCTGTAAGGGAAACATTCGATTGGAAATAAGTCCACCAGAAAAGCAAATGGAAGAACGTTTACCGTTGATGCAGTAATGTGTTTATGGTTCTCGTCTCTACCTCCTCTTGTTTTGATTCCATTTTCTGTGTTTAAGCTGCGATGGACTGAGTGGGCTTTAGGGTAGTTACAGGCATCCACAGCCTCCCCTTCACGGATGGGCAGGCTACGACCCAGGAACACTTTGGACACAATAATCTGACCTGTTGACAAGATTCACATGTATCGAAATAGAACATATTTAATTCATCCGAACCATCTTTTCCCTTGAAAAGTCATTTAGGTCAGCCTCTCTCagtcctggtcctcgggaccacatgccctgcatgttttaggtgtttccctgctccagcacacatgAATCAACTGATTGGtcattatcaggcttctgctgagcttcatAGCAACTCTATAACATTTatctgaatcaggtgtgttgggagAGGGAAACATCTGAACCATCCAGGGCATGAGGTCCAGAGGACCAGGACTGAGACAGCCTGGTTTAGGAGACATGACTGTGTTGTCCAGGACTGAGACAGCCTGGTTTAGGAGACATGACTGTGTTGTCCAGGGCAGCATGGGACGGACCGTGTCTGAAGGGGAGAGGGTCTCCAGCCTGCTGAGAGCTGCCTTTGTGGGCGTGGCGCTGTGTGAACTCTATCCTcgctctgtctgacacactcagaCTGTTAGACAAGGGCACAGCTCGCTCTCTGCCCAAGGCCTGGTGCAAACAAAAATACAAACCAAAGTCAAACATACACATATAGGTTTACAATATACTGggacaatataaaaaatactgATTTGCGCACCTTATACATTTCTGGTGTTTTGAACCCATCTTCTGGAATGTAAAAAACCTCATTCTTCTCATTTGTCGATTCAGGATCAGCTACGTAGAACAAGTACTCCAGCCAGCGCTTGTAATTCCTACATGGAAGTTAGGTGACATTACAGCCCACTGACAGTTGCTTATGCACATAGGGGTGTCATAGAGGTggttgtgagagagggagggagcaaaccTATGTTGGAAACCCTGAATCTCACGGTCACTCACTGAGAGAACATGGCCGACTCTTCTCTGGCCAGCAGAGTGTGAAGCTTGTCCTCGAAGCGAAGCCTCAAGGCTCGGTTGTGGATGCGGATGATTCGGTTGATCTTGATGCCGGTGATGCCGTGCACCTTGTACTCGGACGCACAGAAGCGAGACAGCACCAGGTCGTAGCAGGAGGTGAACCTGTTGACATCACAGCATTGTCTCAGAAAATTTTTCaatctttctttccttttcttgcCTCCCTTTGTGTTCTTTGTGGTTTTGATTTGTTTATCATACTTACCATTGAACAAACGTTTTGATATGTCATGTTATGAATTTGTAATGGTGCGATGGGTTAGGTTAGGGCTGTTTGTGGGATGGACTTTGTTGTTGTTATAATATATCAAACTgtatttttaattttattttgatAAACCTAAAGAAAAACTAATACAAAAACTtctaaaaaaaataagaaaaagaatACATTTACAAAGACAAATCCATTGCTAGTGTTAACTACACTGTTGTAGCAGGCAGGGAGTAAGGctggaggtgagtgtgttgcACGCTGGACTCTGTACCAGGGATCTGTAGAACATCCCTCTTCAAAGCGGATGTTCCCCACCGTCTCCAGTTCCATCTGGAGGAAGTGGACCATCAACTCATTGCTGTTGGCAGCCTGGGCCATGTCCCATTGGTACCTGGACTCAATCCTGCAAGACACAGGTAGGATGTGATTTCTTGTCACACGACCTAGACCTGTATCCAGTAGGTGTTTTGATACTAAAATAAGATATCACATGTCGAATATCTGACCTCTCCTACACTGCAAAAACGCTTGTTGTGAGCTTTCTTATGCTTAAAACAATTCAATTTGGCTGCTAGTGTAGTAAAGTGAATATAACTTGTTTCTTATTATAATGTGTTGTTTACTTAAATTAAGTCAATGGTTACGCCATTCATACTAGAAACTAGTATTTAAGTCCAACTAGATTTAAAATCTAAAAACAAGATTATCACGTACAGTGTTTGCAGTGTATGTTTAGACCATAGGCCAGGCCTAAGTTCAAAGCTTCAACTCACTCCTCCAGTCTCCTCTGCCAGTGTTTGAGCCGCTCCTGCAGGGTTTCCAGCTTGCTGAGGATCTTGTTCTCCATGCCGGGGTCACGCGTGACATCAGCAGGGTTGTCACCGCGGTCCCCTGAGCCGTCACTGCCAGGTGTCAGCCCGTCCTCCCAGGTGCGGGCCGCCTTCCTGCACACGGCCTGCACCTCGGACAGCTCACACTCCAGCTGAGGAAACGTGGAACACAGGACGTGGAACACGGGAACGTATCATCTCACGCAGTGCCTGGGAATGTCTAAACAAGTTTACACTGCGTGCTACAGAATAAAGCAGTCCTGAGGCTTCAGACATGGGGTAGAATCGCACGTACATTTTTGAGGGTGTAAGTGAGAGCTCCGATGCGTTCTTCTGGAAGCTGAAGGAGGATCTTTTTGTTCTCCAGCAGGCTGGCCTGGGTCTCGGCCAGGTTCCTCTGGGCAGTACGCACACGCATGTTGTAGTACATCATCTTCTTCATCACTGTGGACTAACCGCAacacagtagtacagtatttcACACCGGACGAAATTAGATATCATGTCACATAATTACTGTGAAGCCATTGCTTGTAAAAGTTATTTTAAAAGGGCTCAAGAAATAAAATGTGATTCAATGGTAAGATATTTTTGAGCCTTTTTctgcttttttttgtgtgtgtcaggtggctgagcggttagggaatcgggctagaaatctgaaggtttccagttcgattcccgtgccaaatgacgttgtgtccttgggcaaggaacttcaccctactt encodes the following:
- the lrrc9 gene encoding leucine-rich repeat-containing protein 9, whose product is MTQSEKQRQNGDEEVIKELCVANGVSYEKIPHEGSSVTSLEVFFSGYPRMVGLALFPKLCQLTVVGQNIRHIQSLEACPMLRELWVVECQLTEISGLQNCIQLQKLYLYDNQITDIYNLELLVNLQVLWLNNNFITLIKGLNTLQNLKELNLADNNIETIGHSLDLNVNLQNLNLSGNKISSFKELTHLARLPCLRELGLKEPQSCPSPVCLLCNYATHVLYHMPSLQRLDTYDVSSKQVKDAAESTVMKKMMYYNMRVRTAQRNLAETQASLLENKKILLQLPEERIGALTYTLKNLECELSEVQAVCRKAARTWEDGLTPGSDGSGDRGDNPADVTRDPGMENKILSKLETLQERLKHWQRRLEEIESRYQWDMAQAANSNELMVHFLQMELETVGNIRFEEGCSTDPWFTSCYDLVLSRFCASEYKVHGITGIKINRIIRIHNRALRLRFEDKLHTLLAREESAMFSQNYKRWLEYLFYVADPESTNEKNEVFYIPEDGFKTPEMYKALGRERAVPLSNSLSVSDRARIEFTQRHAHKGSSQQAGDPLPFRHGQIIVSKVFLGRSLPIREGEAVDACNYPKAHSVHRSLNTENGIKTRGEKTCCSKVQRGCECSLRHSQCFVFDHELVLPEYIIDFEYITQDRGQALFAEQVPSFTPPNHIQLDEEVLNMEPVLKPRPKMLSLDDKTLLNVARANVLSQITVLNLHGNSLSKLKEISRLTSLRNLTISFNEFTHLEDISHMPNLEYVDASFNHVRTLEGLRGLGRLKQLDLRWNRLTRARDETAVLRKHAHGLLRLDTRHNPWHRPEEVRMTILGRLVNLTHLDDVLLTEEEAAAAVQMAAGCRINQASLLAHSRTHSERPRSLSLLSAAQLLCQLSPAPWDLSTDLEPGWTTKITTLNLDSQRLSRLINLDKLVNLRWASFNNNDISKMEGLEPCQHLEELSLNHNCIVRLEGVSKLHCLTRLSLNGNQLSSLDGSVLDRLPNLHFLSVENNLIGSLSGMQRARSLFELYVGNNNISTTRDIYHLKALTNLIILDLFGNPLVEKLEHYRIYVVFHLPSLKALDGIAVDVLECENAKDVFGGRLNPDMVAEKLGHSNYSAIADLHLQSSGIRIVDLAPADLFHNLHSVNLEHNNLTSFSGLIYLPSVKALCLNHNHIESILPRQKTQAHLTNRQILYHKVNSSGYGQQGPSRGSREAGPGNNLEPLMGSLEVLHLSYNGISNMANLQLSRLPNLKALFLQGNEISQVEGLEGLFRLRELVLDRNRIKVLGENSFYGQGVLLELHLAENRIRDLNYLQPLTELRRLFLGNNKLQDISELERLEVLPSIIELSVIGNPVARRALHRPAVVLRLSRLQVLDGLAVTLEERTRAELLCTEAQCPGVQVTGMDMNLPGLMPLMSRMAPLRGTSLTGLQHFLGHEILLPCNLDEGPHDTPKHKKQKHSSARNPQTEMIFRIRGTGSGLATSGLLPNGHRVLITYQNHNQDQECRFQSSTGPKPPPL